The following coding sequences are from one Hyphomicrobiales bacterium window:
- a CDS encoding ABC transporter permease translates to MIARSILPILTVLSIILAVWYGGAVAMNWRIEAERFERMGLEKTTMEMVQATMAMDRPVLPAPHQVWVEFQESVFERNPSSPRSLVFHAWITLSSSLVGFAMGTLLGILLAVGIVHSKVLDKSLLPWIIASQTIPILAIAPMIIIVFSTLGVQGLIPKAFISTYLAFFPVAIGMTKGLRSPEAMHLDLMHTYNATRSQTFWKLRLPASLPYLFASMKIAVAISLVGAIVGELPTGAQGGIGARLLNSSYYGQTIQIWAALFAAAFMSALLVYAIGWIGAVVNKRMGAREAAV, encoded by the coding sequence ATGATCGCCCGCTCGATCCTCCCCATTCTCACGGTCCTCTCGATCATCCTCGCCGTTTGGTACGGCGGGGCCGTGGCCATGAACTGGCGCATCGAGGCGGAACGTTTCGAGCGCATGGGGCTGGAAAAAACCACCATGGAAATGGTCCAGGCGACGATGGCCATGGACCGGCCGGTGCTGCCGGCGCCGCATCAGGTCTGGGTCGAATTCCAGGAGAGTGTCTTCGAGCGCAACCCGTCCTCGCCGCGCAGCCTGGTGTTCCACGCCTGGATCACGCTGTCGTCGTCGCTGGTGGGGTTTGCGATGGGCACCTTGCTCGGCATTCTGCTGGCCGTCGGGATCGTCCATTCCAAAGTGCTCGACAAATCCCTTCTTCCCTGGATCATCGCCTCGCAGACCATTCCCATCCTCGCCATCGCACCGATGATCATCATCGTCTTTTCAACGCTTGGCGTGCAGGGGCTGATCCCCAAGGCCTTCATCTCCACCTATCTGGCGTTTTTCCCGGTCGCCATCGGCATGACCAAGGGGCTGCGCTCGCCCGAAGCCATGCACCTTGATCTGATGCACACGTATAACGCGACGCGCAGCCAGACCTTTTGGAAGCTGCGGCTGCCTGCCTCGCTGCCCTATCTGTTTGCCTCGATGAAGATTGCCGTGGCCATCTCGCTGGTCGGCGCCATTGTCGGCGAGTTGCCAACCGGCGCGCAGGGCGGCATCGGCGCGCGGCTGCTCAACAGCTCTTATTACGGTCAGACCATCCAGATCTGGGCGGCGCTGTTTGCTGCTGCCTTTATGTCGGCGTTGCTCGTCTATGCCATTGGCTGGATCGGCGCGGTTGTGAACAAGCGCATGGGTGCGCGTGAGGCGGCAGTATGA
- a CDS encoding ABC transporter substrate-binding protein translates to MKTATKLLAGGALLASSFAMTAPALSADELTLQLKWVTQAQFAGYYVALHEGLYEAEDLDVTINPGGPDIAPPQVIAGGAADVIVEWMPAALAARERGVPLVNIAQPFARSGMMLTCRADSGVTSPEDFPGETLGVWFFGNEYPFLSWMSQLGIPTDGGDEGVTVVRQGFNVDPLIQGQAACVSTMNYNEYWQVIDAGFSPDDLVVFNYTDQGVATLEDGLYVLEESLEDPEMVDKLTRFVRASMAGWNWAQENPEEAAMIVLEYDQTGAQTEAHQIRMMGEINNLTAGSTGALDVAAAETTVDSLLFGGDDPVITERPTGAWTSVITDGL, encoded by the coding sequence ATGAAAACCGCAACCAAACTTTTGGCAGGGGGCGCATTGCTTGCCTCATCCTTTGCGATGACCGCACCGGCGCTGTCGGCAGATGAGCTGACACTGCAGCTGAAATGGGTCACGCAGGCGCAGTTTGCCGGCTACTATGTGGCGCTGCATGAGGGGCTCTATGAGGCTGAAGATCTTGATGTCACCATCAATCCGGGTGGCCCGGATATCGCACCGCCGCAGGTGATTGCTGGTGGTGCTGCCGATGTGATCGTTGAGTGGATGCCGGCTGCTTTGGCTGCGCGTGAGCGTGGTGTGCCGCTGGTCAACATCGCTCAGCCGTTTGCCCGTTCTGGCATGATGCTAACCTGTCGCGCCGATAGCGGTGTGACCTCACCGGAGGATTTCCCGGGCGAGACGTTGGGCGTCTGGTTCTTCGGCAATGAGTATCCGTTCCTGTCCTGGATGAGCCAGCTTGGCATTCCCACCGATGGTGGTGATGAAGGCGTGACGGTTGTGCGTCAGGGCTTCAACGTTGATCCGCTCATTCAAGGTCAGGCCGCTTGCGTGTCGACCATGAACTACAATGAATATTGGCAGGTGATCGACGCTGGGTTCTCGCCGGACGATCTGGTGGTGTTCAACTACACCGACCAAGGCGTCGCGACGCTGGAAGACGGTCTTTATGTGCTCGAAGAGTCGCTGGAAGACCCTGAAATGGTCGACAAGCTGACCCGCTTCGTGCGGGCCTCGATGGCGGGCTGGAACTGGGCGCAGGAAAACCCTGAAGAAGCGGCGATGATCGTGCTGGAGTATGACCAGACCGGCGCACAGACTGAAGCGCATCAGATCCGCATGATGGGTGAGATCAACAATCTGACGGCCGGGTCCACCGGCGCGCTGGATGTGGCGGCCGCCGAGACAACGGTCGACTCGCTGCTCTTTGGTGGCGATGATCCAGTGATCACCGAGCGCCCAACCGGTGCTTGGACATCCGTCATCACGGACGGCTTGTAA
- a CDS encoding ABC transporter ATP-binding protein, with translation MTTPPVISAKNLDLTFTTNDGPVHALSDVNLDIHKGEFVSFIGPSGCGKTTFLRVIADLESPTGGTIKVDGTTPHQARLNRAYGYVFQAPALYPWRTIEANITLPLEIMGFSRSEQRERAEKALALVDLAGFGKKFPWQLSGGMQQRASIARALAFDADILLMDEPFGALDEIVRDHLNEQLLKLWDRTNKTICFVTHSIPEAVYLSTKIVVMSPRPGRVTDVIESTLPKERPLDIRESKEFLDIAHRVREGLRAGHAYEEVV, from the coding sequence GTGACGACCCCACCCGTTATATCCGCCAAGAATCTTGATCTCACCTTCACCACCAATGATGGGCCGGTGCATGCTCTGTCCGACGTCAATTTGGACATCCACAAGGGCGAGTTCGTTTCGTTCATCGGGCCGTCGGGCTGCGGCAAGACCACGTTTCTGCGCGTGATCGCCGATCTGGAAAGCCCGACCGGTGGCACGATCAAAGTGGATGGGACCACGCCGCATCAGGCCCGGCTGAACCGCGCTTATGGCTATGTGTTCCAGGCCCCGGCGCTCTATCCCTGGCGCACGATTGAAGCCAACATTACGCTGCCGCTGGAGATCATGGGCTTTTCCAGATCCGAACAGCGGGAGCGGGCCGAAAAGGCGCTGGCGCTGGTGGATCTGGCAGGTTTTGGCAAGAAGTTTCCCTGGCAGCTTTCTGGCGGCATGCAGCAGCGTGCCAGCATTGCTAGGGCCTTGGCCTTCGATGCCGATATCCTGCTGATGGATGAACCGTTTGGCGCGTTGGATGAGATTGTCCGCGACCACCTGAACGAACAGCTTTTGAAGCTTTGGGACCGGACCAACAAGACGATCTGCTTCGTCACCCACTCGATCCCGGAGGCGGTCTATCTCTCCACCAAGATCGTCGTGATGAGCCCGCGCCCGGGCCGTGTGACGGATGTGATCGAGTCGACACTGCCGAAGGAGCGTCCACTGGATATTCGTGAGAGCAAAGAGTTTCTCGATATAGCGCATCGCGTGCGTGAGGGCCTGCGGGCTGGCCATGCTTATGAGGAGGTTGTTTGA
- a CDS encoding CIA30 family protein codes for MIIDDLSRPAPQASNGATWQFIADGVMGGVSQGTMTRETVDGREAYRIRGAVSLENNGGFIQVALDLTPDGSAVDASAFSGIALDVTGNGETYNLHLRTTDLTRPWQSYRQSLIAGPSWETHRVPFTDFAPHRIDTPMDVSKLRRLGILAIGRAVDADVSVGGVRFY; via the coding sequence ATGATCATTGATGATCTCAGCCGCCCTGCCCCGCAGGCAAGCAACGGCGCGACCTGGCAGTTCATCGCCGACGGTGTGATGGGCGGTGTGTCGCAAGGCACCATGACCCGCGAAACGGTTGATGGGCGCGAGGCTTATCGCATTCGCGGCGCAGTGAGTTTGGAGAACAATGGTGGCTTCATCCAGGTGGCGCTGGATTTGACCCCCGATGGTTCAGCGGTGGATGCAAGCGCCTTCTCTGGCATCGCACTGGACGTGACGGGGAACGGCGAAACTTACAATCTCCATCTGCGCACAACCGATCTAACGCGTCCCTGGCAAAGCTACCGCCAAAGCTTGATCGCCGGTCCTAGCTGGGAAACCCATCGCGTCCCCTTCACCGATTTTGCGCCACATCGCATCGATACGCCAATGGATGTTTCCAAACTGCGCCGCCTAGGCATTCTGGCAATTGGACGGGCGGTTGACGCAGATGTAAGCGTCGGTGGCGTCCGGTTTTACTAA
- a CDS encoding pseudouridine-5'-phosphate glycosidase produces MTPDSLKALIDIHPTVAAALAAAKPLVALESTIITHGMPYPQNLEMAQAVEDIITEGGATPALIAVVDGRIKVGLSDEERSALGQTKDARKASRADLAYAVSSGESAGTTVAATMMVAQMVGIKVFATGGIGGVHQGASDSFDVSADLMELGRTGVIVVAAGAKAILDIPKTLEVLETQGVPVVGYQTDVMPAFWSRESEHSVPLRIDSGQGIAAFQKTRDHMGVDGGMLVANPIPVADEIPQAEMQGYIAQAQADLERLDIKGKEVTPYLLGRILELTDGKSLTSNIALVKNNARLATEIAKALVT; encoded by the coding sequence ATGACACCCGACTCCCTCAAGGCTTTGATTGATATCCACCCGACGGTCGCCGCGGCGCTGGCCGCCGCCAAGCCCCTCGTGGCGCTGGAAAGCACCATCATCACCCACGGCATGCCCTACCCGCAAAACCTTGAGATGGCGCAGGCAGTGGAGGATATCATCACTGAAGGTGGTGCGACTCCAGCGCTGATAGCGGTGGTGGATGGCCGCATCAAGGTCGGTTTGAGCGATGAAGAACGATCCGCCCTGGGCCAGACCAAAGACGCCCGCAAAGCCTCCCGCGCTGATCTGGCCTATGCCGTTTCCAGCGGAGAAAGTGCAGGCACCACCGTCGCCGCCACCATGATGGTAGCGCAGATGGTCGGCATCAAAGTCTTTGCCACCGGCGGCATTGGCGGCGTGCATCAGGGCGCGAGCGACAGCTTCGACGTTTCCGCCGATCTGATGGAGCTGGGTCGCACTGGGGTGATCGTGGTCGCCGCCGGCGCCAAGGCCATCCTCGATATTCCCAAAACGCTGGAAGTGCTGGAAACCCAGGGCGTGCCGGTGGTCGGCTACCAAACGGACGTGATGCCCGCCTTTTGGTCGCGCGAGTCAGAGCATTCCGTGCCTTTGCGGATCGACAGCGGGCAGGGGATTGCGGCCTTCCAAAAGACCCGCGATCATATGGGTGTGGACGGCGGCATGCTGGTCGCCAACCCCATTCCGGTTGCCGATGAAATTCCGCAAGCTGAAATGCAGGGCTACATCGCGCAGGCACAAGCCGATCTGGAGCGTCTTGACATCAAAGGCAAAGAGGTCACGCCCTATTTGCTTGGGCGCATTCTTGAACTGACGGACGGCAAGAGCCTGACCAGCAACATCGCGCTGGTGAAAAACAATGCGCGCCTGGCCACAGAGATCGCCAAGGCACTTGTGACATGA
- the tmpT gene encoding thiopurine S-methyltransferase: MEHAFWQERWRENRIAFHEAEPNPLLTQNYHHLKLSAGDQVFVPLCGKSFDLDWLLLQGVTVIGAELNEGAVQEVFERLRLTPEITAIGALKRYSAEALTVFVGDFFLLQASDIGTVNAVYDRAALVAMPDSMRADYAQHLMAITGKARQLLVSFDYDQSQMNGPPFSVPDKTIATYYDDVFKRELISDTAISGALAERCSGQEQVWLLTALDRLP, from the coding sequence ATGGAGCACGCCTTTTGGCAGGAGCGCTGGCGCGAGAACCGCATCGCGTTTCACGAAGCAGAACCCAACCCGCTGCTCACCCAGAACTATCACCACCTTAAGCTTTCAGCCGGTGATCAGGTTTTCGTGCCGCTCTGTGGCAAATCGTTCGATCTGGATTGGCTGCTCCTCCAAGGCGTCACAGTTATCGGTGCTGAACTCAATGAAGGCGCCGTGCAGGAGGTGTTTGAGCGCCTGCGCCTGACACCAGAGATTACTGCAATCGGCGCACTGAAACGCTACAGCGCCGAGGCGCTCACAGTGTTTGTTGGCGATTTTTTCCTGCTGCAAGCCAGCGACATTGGGACGGTGAACGCCGTTTATGATCGCGCGGCTCTGGTTGCCATGCCCGACAGCATGCGCGCCGACTACGCCCAGCATCTCATGGCGATCACCGGCAAGGCTCGCCAACTTCTGGTCTCGTTCGACTATGATCAAAGCCAGATGAATGGCCCGCCGTTCTCAGTGCCCGACAAGACAATCGCGACTTATTACGATGACGTGTTCAAGCGAGAGTTGATTTCCGACACAGCCATTTCCGGTGCACTGGCTGAGCGATGCAGCGGCCAGGAGCAAGTCTGGTTGCTGACGGCGTTGGACAGACTCCCGTAA
- a CDS encoding ABC transporter permease — MGLTGTSILWAALAFWIVAWAANQRLAGLNLSGAPKVLVNLLIPVLFGATLLVLWEGVTRGLDVPQVVMPPPSMVWERIVSSTDILWADFQQTFLKAVIAGYVMGCGLGFVVAILVDRSPFWKAGIMPVGNLMSALPIIGIAPIMVMWFGFDWPSKAAVVVVMTFFPMLVNTLAGLNASGQMERDLMHTYASSYPQTLIKLRLPAAMPFIFNALKINSTLALIGAIVAEFFGTPIVGMGFRISTAVGSLNIDLVWAEIFVAALAGSLTYGAIALIERRVTFWHPSNRRAR; from the coding sequence ATGGGCCTCACCGGAACCAGTATTCTTTGGGCTGCGCTTGCTTTCTGGATCGTCGCCTGGGCCGCCAACCAACGGCTTGCCGGGCTGAACCTTTCCGGTGCGCCCAAGGTGCTGGTGAACCTTCTGATCCCGGTGCTGTTTGGCGCGACGCTTCTGGTGCTCTGGGAAGGGGTTACGCGCGGGCTGGATGTGCCCCAGGTGGTGATGCCACCGCCGTCCATGGTGTGGGAGCGGATCGTTTCGAGCACCGATATTCTCTGGGCCGACTTCCAACAAACGTTCTTGAAAGCTGTCATCGCAGGCTACGTCATGGGCTGCGGGCTGGGGTTTGTGGTCGCGATCCTGGTGGACCGTTCGCCGTTCTGGAAAGCAGGCATCATGCCGGTGGGCAATCTGATGTCGGCCCTGCCGATCATCGGGATAGCGCCTATCATGGTGATGTGGTTCGGCTTCGACTGGCCTTCCAAGGCCGCGGTCGTCGTCGTGATGACGTTCTTCCCGATGCTGGTGAACACGTTGGCGGGCCTTAACGCTTCAGGCCAGATGGAAAGGGATTTGATGCACACTTACGCATCATCCTATCCGCAAACGCTGATCAAGCTGCGCTTGCCTGCGGCGATGCCGTTCATCTTCAATGCACTCAAAATCAACTCCACTCTGGCGCTTATTGGAGCAATCGTTGCAGAATTTTTCGGCACGCCAATTGTTGGCATGGGCTTTCGAATCTCTACTGCTGTCGGCAGCCTCAACATTGATCTGGTGTGGGCAGAAATTTTCGTCGCCGCCTTGGCAGGCTCGCTCACCTATGGTGCGATAGCTTTGATCGAACGGCGCGTGACGTTCTGGCATCCGTCCAACCGGCGGGCGCGATAG